The proteins below are encoded in one region of Dioscorea cayenensis subsp. rotundata cultivar TDr96_F1 chromosome 18, TDr96_F1_v2_PseudoChromosome.rev07_lg8_w22 25.fasta, whole genome shotgun sequence:
- the LOC120281595 gene encoding LOW QUALITY PROTEIN: subtilisin-like protease SBT1.8 (The sequence of the model RefSeq protein was modified relative to this genomic sequence to represent the inferred CDS: inserted 2 bases in 1 codon; deleted 2 bases in 2 codons), producing MASSSSSSVLLLQWLLLLFFISFSHSMNQQNQQNQTYIIYMNPSHKAXSHHPTLTSWFQSHLLSLSLSPSTHLVYSYSPLSQPFSALIPASHLQLLLSHPSVLHLHPDPFLNLHTTRSPDFLGLPHTSPSSPAASLDATDVIVAVLDTGVWPESPSFSDSGLPPIPSRWRGRCDAGVDFSPKLCNRKLIGARSFSRGFHASGRDSQREFESPRDRDGHGTHTASTAAGALVANASLLGYANGTARGMATGARVAAYKVCWASGCFGSDILAGIVAAVEDGVDVISLSLGGGAVPYYRDVIASAAFAATAAGVFVAASAGNSGPEIASLANAAPWLATVGAGTLDRDFPASVSLLNSLEIQGVSLYAGRGLGNAVLPLVYGGGAGSKGNSNANSSRLCLAGALDPAHVRGKVVLCDRGVSARVEKGLVVKQAGGAGMVLANTEASGEELVADSHLLPAVAVGRRDGDIIRQYVLNAKKPKVSLSFKGTVLGVRPSPVVAAFSSRGPNVVTPEILKPDFIGPGVNILAGWSGSIGPTGLAKDTRRTEFNIMSGTSMSCPHISGLAALLKAAHPSWSPSAIKSALMTTAYTVDNTGSSLRDAADGTPATPLAYGAGHVDPEKALSPGLIYDLTTDDYIAFLCSLNYSIEHVKAVTKMPNITCSRRLSSPGNLNYPSFSVLFNPKSHRVVKYTRELTNVDEKGSVYNVDVTGPSNVRVIVKPTKLVFKNVGQKLKYSITFVSKKGGSTTKKNMEFGWLTWSNKLHLVRSPIAYTWQTFRPKIQV from the exons atggcttcttcttcttcttcttctgttcttcttctccaatggcttcttctccttttcttcatCTCATTCTCTCACTCCATGAAccaacaaaaccaacaaaaccAAACGTATATTATCTACATGAATCCTTCTCACAAAGC TTCACATCATCCAACTCTAACTTCATGGTTTCAGTCTCACTtgctctcactctcactctcacctTCCACTCATCTTGTCTACTCTTACTCTCCTCTT TCCCAGCCTTTCTCTGCTCTCATCCCTGCTTCTCATCTCCAACTTCTTCTCTCTCACCCTTCTGTTCTTCATCTCCATCCTGATCCTTTTCTTAATCTTCATACCACTCGCTCTCCTGACTTTCTTGGTCTCCCTCacacttctccttcttctccggCAGCCAGTCTTGATGCCACTGACGTCATTGTTGCGGTTCTTGACACTGGCGTTTGGCCGGAATCCCCATCTTTCTCTGACTCCGGCCTCCCACCCATTCCTTCTCGCTGGCGCGGCCGCTGCGACGCCGGCGTAGACTTCTCCCCTAAACTTTGCAACCGTAAACTCATCGGCGCTCGTAGCTTCTCCCGCGGCTTCCACGCCAGTGGACGAGACAGCCAGAGAGAGTTCGAGAGCCCCCGGGACCGTGACGGGCATGGAACTCACACCGCAAGCACCGCCGCCGGTGCTCTGGTCGCGAATGCCAGCTTGTTGGGATACGCGAACGGGACGGCGCGTGGAATGGCGACCGGCGCTAGGGTTGCTGCTTATAAGGTTTGCTGGGCTTCTGGTTGTTTTGGTTCTGATATTCTCGCCGGCATTGTTGCCGCCGTTGAGGATGGTGTCGACGTGATCTCGCTCTCACTCGGAGGTGGAGCTGTGCCGTACTACCGTGATGTTATTGCCTCGGCGGCGTTCGCTGCCACTGCTGCCGGTGTGTTCGTCGCCGCTTCCGCTGGGAACTCCGGTCCTGAAATCGCTTCTCTCGCCAATGCAGCTCCTTGGCTCGCCACCGTCGGCGCTGGCACTCTCGACCGTGATTTCCCCGCTTCCGTTTCTCTTCTCAACTCGTTGGAGATCCAGGGTGTCTCTCTCTACGCCGGCCGTGGTCTGGGGAACGCGGTTCTCCCCCTCGTTTACGGTGGTGGCGCTGGGAGTAAGGGAAACAGCAACGCTAACTCCAGCCGGCTTTGCCTCGCCGGAGCTCTGGACCCCGCTCACGTCCGGGGAAAGGTGGTACTTTGCGACAGGGGAGTGAGCGCACGCGTGGAGAAGGGGTTGGTCGTGAAGCAAGCCGGCGGCGCCGGCATGGTGCTGGCCAACACCGAAGCAAGCGGAGAAGAGCTAGTGGCCGACAGCCATTTACTGCCGGCGGTGGCGGTTGGTCGGAGAGACGGCGACATCATCCGTCAATACGTTTTGAATGCTAAGAAACCGAAGGTTTCGTTGAGTTTCAAAGGGACAGTGCTCGGAGTGCGACCGTCGCCGGTGGTGGCCGCGTTCAGCTCTCGTGGC CCTAACGTCGTCACGCCGGAGATTTTGAAGCCGGACTTCATTGGCCCCGGCGTTAACATCCTCGCCGGCTGGTCGGGATCCATCGGACCAACAGGCTTGGCCAAAGACACTCGCCGGACAGAGTTCAACATCATGTCTG GGACATCAATGTCATGCCCACACATCAGTGGCCTTGCTGCATTACTCAAGGCTGCACATCCAAGTTGGAGTCCCAGTGCAATCAAGTCTGCTCTTATGACAACTGCATACACTGTTGATAACACTGGGTCCTCACTCCGTGATGCTGCCGATGGAACTCCCGCCACCCCATTGGCCTACGGTGCCGGCCATGTCGACCCTGAGAAAGCCCTGTCCCCCGGCCTCATATATGACCTTACCACTGATGACTACATTGCTTTCCTCTGCTCTCTTAATTACAGTATTGAACATGTCAAAGCTGTCACCAAGATGCCTAACATAACATGCTCACGCCGGTTATCAAGCCCCGGGAATCTCAATTATCCATCTTTCTCCGTTTTATTCAATCCGAAGTCACATAGAGTAGTGAAGTACACCAGAGAACTCACTAATGTCGATGAAAAAGGGTCTGTCTACAATGTGGATGTTACGGGACCGTCAAACGTACGGGTGATTGTTAAACCGACTAAGCTTGTTTTCAAGAACGTCGGGCAGAAGTTGAAGTATAGTATCACATTCGTATCAAAAAAAGGAGGCAGCACGACGAAGAAGAATATGGAGTTTGGTTGGCTCACTTGGAGTAACAAGCTGCACCTTGTTCGCAGTCCTATTGCTTATACATGGCAAACATTTCGACCAAAAATTCAGGTTTGA
- the LOC120282430 gene encoding LOW QUALITY PROTEIN: protein LURP-one-related 6-like (The sequence of the model RefSeq protein was modified relative to this genomic sequence to represent the inferred CDS: deleted 1 base in 1 codon; substituted 1 base at 1 genomic stop codon) has protein sequence MGGNTNLKPIVSKTFCSSSDIMLMVRKRPQVINGGGFVVMNLSQKVVFSVDGCGIIGSKGELIVRDGDGSSTLFIHKKGGIVQALSFEKKWRGYSMGYEGTPNKPVFILREQPRSCIAVNSVIKVLIEPKNTTXNWDYEVRGSFMDKSCTINDRRGDVIAEVGVKELMNSKDLYYVLVKAGYDQAFVVGVIAVLDNIHGESTRC, from the exons ATGGGTGGTAACACTAATCTCAAGCCTATTGTTAGCAAGACATTCTGCTCATCTTCAGATATCATGTTGATGGTGAGAAAGAGACCTCAGGTCATTAATGGTGGTGGCTTCGTCGTCATGAACTTAAGCCAGAAGGTTGTTTTCTCAGTAGATGGTTGTGGAATTATTGGTTCCAAGGGAGAGTTGATTGTTAGAGATGGAGATGGATCATCAACTCTCTTCATCCATAAaaag GGAGGTATAGTGCAAGCACTGAGCTTTGAGAAGAAATGGAGAGGTTACTCAATGGGGTATGAAGGAACACCAAACAAACCAGTGTTTATCTTGAGAGAACAACCAAGATCATGCATTGCAGTGAACAGTGTGATCAAGGTTTTAATTGAACCAAAA AACACAACATAAAACTGGGACTATGAAGTTAGAGGATCATTCATGGACAAGTCTTGTACCATTAATGATCGAAGAGGCGATGTCATTGCAGAG GTTGGTGTGAAGGAGTTGATGAATAGCAAGGACTTATACTATGTGTTAGTGAAAGCAGGCTATGATCAAGCCTTTGTTGTTGGTGTTATTGCTGTTCTTGATAACATTCATGGGGAGTCCACTAGGTGCTAA